The sequence catttaatattcaaattaatgGTCACAAGCTTGTGGTACTGACACTAAAGGCTTACAAATCACAACTACACTATCAAGAGATATTTTTGAGAGCAGATTCGTGAAGAAGACCCCCAAAAACTTGAGCACAGGATATGCCAAAGGAAACTGAGATATCACAAATTTACAACAAGTTTGAAAAGGTCTGAAAAGTAACAGCTTTGAAGTCACTGATGCTAGAACGACCTGCATGGTCACAAGAGTGAGTCATAAATGATCCTATGGTGTAGCTTCAAAACTTCAGAACAGCCCTGATTTGAATCTGTACGGAAATATTTGGTTATAATAACTACGGCAGAGCAGATCATTAGTCAGAAGTGTTATCTATGTGGTTTGCAAATATTCTGAATGAGAGTGGCAGTGTCATTAAAATGTGCAGCTAGGATAACCACGAGCAGTTAATTCAAGTTTGcttgtgtttaattaaaacaagtcaGTAGGTTAAAGTGAGAAAAATAAGCGTTCAGCAGCATAGAGAAAGATAAAACCACTTACTCAAAGTTTCCACTGGGCAGTTAAAACAGTGAAGTGGGGTCTCCCGCAGATTTGATGACGTCAATGACAGAGGCATTTGAGCCTTTAGAGCACCTGGTCCTGGTGGCATCCTGCTAGTGCTGGTTATTTTTCTACAGTGGGGAAGTTTCCTGCAATTTAGTGACGCAATATGGAGGAAATCCTGGgagtgagagatggagagaggcaTCACCCATGGTAAGGTCATCTCTCCCCAACACTCCAGCCTCATACGATCAAACCGGTAGGTTCTGAGATGAAGTTAGGTTGATTATAAATAGACCAAACAATCCTATTAAAAACAATCCAGATGAGTTTGGTGGTTCCAGTGAGAGAGGCAGTAAGTGGCCTGAATCACAGACCAATGACCTGATGACCAGTGTTTTTGCTCTGACTTTCGATCCTTTCCCTTTTTAACACTGTGACTTGTTGTCAAAAATAGAAATTCAGTGGGTCAGAAAATCCTTATGAGGTTATGTTTAAAGCTTAAAGTGGAGCGTTGTGACTACTTGACCAAAAAACAACTATTAATACTACAGAATCCCCAAAATCCCCATGTACAGGTTGCATGGTGGATCTCTCTCTTCATTTGCATGAACAAAAATTAAgcatgtgaaaagaaaaggaggctTTATAGCATGCATCTCAAAGGCTGTGGTGAAGAAGGATTAGTGCTGATCTCCGGCTCAAAGCACCAGAGTCAGAGTTAATGAGTCCGATTAGTCTCCAGAGTGTGTTCAGGGATTAGAGCACTGTCCACTAAGAGGACCCTTCTCATTTCaagcctgaggaggaggaggaggaggaggaggaggaggaggaggaggaggaggaggaggaggaggaggagtggcgGCAGCGGGGGTGACGTAGAGAGCCTGCTCGAAAAGTGGACGAGGGAACGTGAGGATGAATGATTagagacaaagggagagaaaatggGAGAGAGGGTGGAAGTGGCTGAAATCATTAGGGTTTTGAGTGGCTAGATGCATTTGGGAACATCATAGGGTCTAATGACAACAGAAAATGCCTATTATGTGAGCAATCAgccactctgtgtctctgtgtctctgtgtgtgtgtgtgtgtctgtatgtgtgtgtgtctgtttgtgcgtgtgtgtgtgtgtgtgtgtgtgtgatatttctCGACTGAGATAGGAAGGAGGTCTCAAACAGCATAAGGTGAAGTAGGTTTTTCCTGACACCTCAAAACCAAGTCATAAGTCTAAAACAGGGCATTAAAACTGGGTCAGAAGGTGAGGACCGGCCGAAATGTCCTCAGTCAGATAGctgtacatatacacacacattcgcaACCTTTATTAAAGACAAATTATGCAACGTAATTTTGCAGTACTACAGCACAAATAGGATTCATGTGGTTGTATAGGTCTTTATGAAGCTCTCTTACAGGAACAGAAATATTTGTCTTGCCCttataataaacaaaatgtatgaAGAAGTTAGCTGTGGACTGAGAAAGATAATGAAAGCAGAACTAGAGTGTCTCTCAGCAAGAGATGGCGTCAGCCCTCGCTCTATAGAAGATGTTACATTCACATTTCCTGTGGAAGTTCTCCATATTTCCTGTCAAGGTCGCCGTTATTGTCAAGCACAGATGAGACGCTTGCACACGAGAGGATTTGTTTAGGTGAGTTACACAAGACTGCAGCTTTCTCTTTAGCATCAGTGATGATGCATAGGACAAATAACTTTCCCACTAATGAGTATAATTTATATCTGTAAAAACCTCGGGAGGAGTTAGACtaaagagaaaagcagcagtttGTCAGCAACCATAGCCTGGTCAGATAAACAGTACAATTAAGGATACAGACTGTTTACAAAGGGGAATAAATCCATTTACATTGATCCACAAAAGCCCAAAGTATTTGATTATCTCTTATTCGAAATATATAATTTTCCTGTGTCAACTGAAATTTTTCTTACCCGGAAAtcacctcttcttcatcaccatAAAACAGTAGCTGTGCTGTACTGCTAGCAGCAGGTTCTGTTTTCAACGTGACAATAAGAAAGAATTTCCAGTAGTCCAGCATTAACCAGTGCTATAAACGCCTAAAATGGCAAACTGTACCACAAGGAAGACTTGGTTGGCACTAGTGTTGCCAATTACAACACTATCAAATAGGCCATACAACAATGAAAGCAATCATCACTTCGATATAGGGTAAGTGCATACAGCTAGTTTAAATgtgttataaaatgttttgttttgttaatgtaCAAGCATAAGAATGGTGTATCGGCTGATACGCAAAGTCCAGGGATTGGGAAGGGGAAATGGTATTGGAACATCTGTACTAGATATAAAATGTtctggagaaaatgaaaaaaacttaCAAATTCTCATAGAAGACTCCTGAATGTAGAGAGTTCACTTTGGAATCACTGCTTTGTGCTGCCTACACCGTCAGCTTACGCTTCATGacggaggaaaaaaagagaaacaccaAACAACTCCACCACTGGTTATTAAGAGACTGGTCAAAAAACAACGGTGAGGAGAGTCGACTGTGTCATCACTGCAAACAGCCCCAGGGCTATTCATggcttttctgtttgtgtgagcatgTGCTTGTGACCGTGCTGCCCAGCCTGCAACAGACGTTCCCTGTCCAGCTCCAGCAAAGTGAAAAATCAATCTATTAACATGCACAATCACAACAAGCTTCCCATCTTCTCATAATGAGATACATCGCAGCCTCACAATGGATAATTGTTCACTGATGGCAATTGCCAATGTACGGGTCATAATTTAGATTACAGCTTTTCTATGAGAGGACCCAGGCACCACAGCAGCGCATTGATCCACTGATCCATGACCAGGAATTTAACCCCTGCCCACGCTGGTGCCACTTTGTCATCTTAAATGCCGATAACACTCAACCAAACCAGCTCCGTACCTCAAGAGCGATGCCCTCTTTCCCCTCTCCCTGGATTTTTAACCCGATGCATTTCTCGCTCAAAAACATTTGTGACGTAACTGTTTTGCTATGCTCACTATTTAAATGTCATGTGGCTTAAATATCCTGTGCATGCCAGATAATAAGAACGATGGGTCGCTGTCGTCATCACAGAAACCAGCTACTGCTAAACCCTTTAAGCCACCTCCATTTACTAGAGTAGAATTGGAAAACGGATTAATGATGTAATCGTCCAAATGACACCAACCCCACACACAAGCCGTTTACGTCATCCCTATGCAGATGGTGACGCTATGTATTCTCTATATGATCAGATACATGAGGCCAAGTGTATCTGCATGCCCGGAGTTCCAGAACCAGGGATGCAATTAACATCCGATCGCAGGGTTTCCACCATTTTTTCTACTCCCATTGTTTGATAACAAAAAACAAGGAATTCAGTTAACAGTGCAAGCGCCGGTCGCTTTTGAGCTTCAGCTAACAGCTTTAATCAGCAGAATTACACTCACATGTAGTTCTGGTGGAGGAACATAGTGCGATATGTTTTCACAAGATGTTTGCACAGCTACACAATCTCTGTTAGACTCAGAAGTTTCTTTCATCCAGTGTTTGAGCAACGCAACGATGCCAGGAAAAACCCACTTTAGAAAAAGTTACGGCCGAGGAACTGCGCTGAAGAACGAGGGCTGAGTTTGAACGAGGGATACTCATATTTCATACGATAATATTTACACTGTTGCCTGGcagaatatttgaaatattcatTAGAGCTAAAAAAGTGGATTCAGATGTAGAGAAAATACCGCGTTGTGGTATCATGATGTGTATATAAGCAGATTAACTGATGTATTCGCCCAATTCAAACTAGAATTACATCCTCACGGTACACATTGGCTTTTGTCAACCAATCACACGGCAGGAAATAGTCACAATCTTCCCCTCTGAGTTATGGTGTAGAATAATGTCAAGAAACATGTCTTTATAGAACATTAGGACGTCACAGTGATTCTGACCATTGGCCATTTGGGTATAAATGTCATAAATTCAACATTTTATCCAATAAGACATTTGTgtgaatttttttacatttagcaTTTAAATTATCGACTCCGGGCCAACATGTTATATAAAACCCCAAGATTTGTCCGGCTTTTATGTCGTTTTTGTAAAAAGTTGTAGTTgtaaattcattatttatcttattcTATTTTGTTTGACTGATATTTTAGTGCTGATTATGTGTACTCAATTATCCTTAATTGTTCTGGTAACCATTTATCTCTGAATCCATGTGTTTTTGTCCCATTTTTTATTCGATTTTTACATCCTATGTTTTGTCAATcacctgtaaagcactttgaatcggatttgaattgtttgaaaggtgctatataaataataatgttatgGGGCAGATGGACGGAAGGGTGAATAACCCCAAACATGATGACTCCAGCTACAGGTTGCACTGCAAGGAGATATAAAAAGCCATTGTTTGGGTGGCTGGATCACTTGATTGTATGTGTATAAAGCCATACAATGTATATACATTGTCTGCTCCTTCAGTGTTGTGTTAGGTGGACATCTACATCCACAGCGGTCACATCAGCTGGCCTGCagcattacaaacacacaaggtgGTGCATACTGCTGGGTTAACAAAAACAATGGTGGTTGACAGTGACTCCACACGCCCATGTTCACCATTTAGAAAACTGTTTTGTCGTCAGTCCTAAATTGACTCGCCTCTGAGCAGCCACTGTGATGCACTGACTTAAACTACGAAACAGCATCTCAACCAACTTTTCAACATGCAAGTTATCCAGAATCAGTTTTTTACAAACCACAACACCATcaacaaaattaattaaaaaaaacatctcatggCAATTTTTCACAGTAAAATGCAGCAGTACAACAAACGGCACTGTGCTATCCATTGTCAGTAATTAAAACAGCAGGGATGGCTGCATCTTTTTCAATGACATGTTCAAGGCCATACTGTGTACGATGGCTTTAGGTCAAACAATACTGATTTCTAAAATCCTTCTTTATTCAAAACCATCTGTGACGCAGGGAGTGAAGGACAGAGCAGTAATGTAACAGCCACATCTTTTATAATCCAAAAAGCGAGTTCTCTTGTTCCAATATGAATTGGACCTTTCACAAAGAGACTCAAGTCACTAGTGACTCTGAAATGAGAGGTTAGATTCACTGCTAAGCTCATGAGCTTTATGTTCTATTAGGACATATAAAGGGAAACTATTACAGGAAGGATCTTAGACAGCACAGCTGCACTTTTACATTCTTCAAAAAAAGGCTTTAGTTCCCTGAAAATATTTTGGGGTTGGCCGTATTTGGAAGAACACGAAGTCACTGACAACTGACAACACAAGATGACATGGCAGACCTGTGCAGGTTtcattgttgtgtctgtgtacagACACATCACCAAGGAAATTATCAgtattcaaaaataataataatctccGGAAAGACAATGGAAGCCCATTTTGTTAAGACACATCTTGAGGTCGTTGTAATGAGAAACTTTCCCATAACAATGACCTCCCAAATCAAAATAATGACTCACTATCTCAAAATATTCTCTTACAGAAAAATCGACAAAGTATCTCAAAATAATGACCCAAAGTAACGATTACAACCTTAAATATaaatttcaaaaataatttgttacTGTCTCAAACTAAATACCTAACTCAAAAATGATGACTCGCTTGAAATAACGATTTATTGAGATAAAATATTAACTGACTAACATAAAATAGTGAGTTACTAACTCAAACTAATGACCTAGTATAACGAAACAATGTCCAACTCAAAATTACTTAGTAGCTTAATAGAATGACTTGGTGTCTTGAAAAAGATGACGTACTAAATCAAAAACGATGACTCCATCTCataattttgactttttaaaatctCATATTTTGGACGTTAGCACCTATCTTGTTATCCTCGACTTGTCAGTGTCACGGAGGCTGATCCCCTCCGTGTGTTCAAGCAGGCACATGAGGTGGTGGCCACCCGGGACTGGTTCACACATGGTGATTAAACAGGAGGGAAACAAAGAGGGACTCCAGCTCACATACCTGCCCGGGACTCGAACACGGACGAGCGGGTGGACTCGTGTCCGTGGAGCCGGTTAGCTTTAGCTCCTGAAGTCCAACCAGACCCACACCGAGCTCCACTCAGTCCCACGAGTGAGGATGGTGAGAGCAGggcaaacaccaacacacagacacacacaaacacacacaaacaagttgaACTGCTCCTTCAGGTTCGAAAACCTTTGAATGAAACTCCAccagaacaaaaaacaaaatctagTCTCAGCGAGAAGTTCTCTCCGACGAACGAAACAAGGGTTTTGAccgtttttggggggggggctctcaacTAACCTTCCTCTTTCAAATCAGTTCCAGCTCCTTCCGGCTTCCACACCTTGTCGCTATGTGAATATGAAATGAACTTTCCGTGTCTTACCTGCTGGGGCGGGTCACATCCCGCGGACAGATCTAcgggagcagctggaggtggaggtgcgGGGCGGAGGAGAGCGTGCTGCGGTCCCCgcgctcctgctgctgctgctgcacggagCGAGCACGCCACACCTCCATCTGTCACACGTGGACGCGCACGTTACCGATACACTACACCAGCCCAGTGGTTGTGCTTTATGAAAATCCCCCACACTATGACACAACAACTCAAACCAGAAAGAATGGTGCCTGCACGCGTGGATTAATTGTACTGGTTTTATTGCATGGATTGTAatagctgcagagaaacaacgTTTCAGATGAGTACAGTTGGTTTGGAGTCTTCCTGCAGTGAAGAAGAAATGATCAGTGGACATTCAGGCGGTGCTGCTAACTTGACCCTTCTCCTAGTCCTGTCTACCACAAGACCAGCGTTTCTATAGTGCATTTAGACCGCAGCTGTGGCACTGAGGGGTGATGGGAGCGGGGCGCTGAACCTTAACATTTCACCACTATCATAACGGGCTGCAGGTCTGATGTGCTTCGCTGTCTCAAACCACGGGAGATGGTGGACACCGTGCGGCTGCAGCAGCCATTGTAGTGATCATCAGGTGGGTAGTTATTGCTGGCTACTAGTTTTCACTGTGGGACAAAAGGTAAAGATGGACAGGGGGATGCACTGTGCGTTGGTGTGTCCCTCCCTCCAGCAAGCACCCAGATATCGGGTTCTCGATGTGCAGCTGCCCGATCACTTTGAATATCAGGGAATTATCAGGAAAACGACGCAGAGATAAACTGTCCAAATGCAGTATACAAGCCCAAACTCTGTGTGGATCAAGACTGGAGAGCAATTACTCCATCTACAGGATAGGTGGTTTACTGCAATGGCAGAAGGGGGTTgacattttgaatatatttttgttgcTATGACAggttttataaaataaaatttaaataaacaaaaaaacaatccgCTCCCTTTTGAAGTAAGTAGACCAGCCACAGATTAAAATACAATTGTCGCTGTAGAACAAAGTGGTCTCTCTCAAGCTTTTCAAAGTAACTTGGTCACTCAACTGTCacggaagaaaaataaaacaaaaaacccaattaaataaaaaggtggTATTTTTACTGTTCCTGAATAAACCAGTTTCCAGCCCACCTCCCCAAATATATCCTATTTCAAATATAGGACTCAAAAAGATATGGGCTCTAatgttaataatacatttatccATACTATGTTcatataattaataaaaaaataaatacatttaacaaataGAAATGATTTTTGTAGTCGGCAAATTACCGAACAAACAGATCATTATCCACAGttgtattttttaaacacaattttttttttttttttcaagtgtaGGATTTTTCAATAAAACCATTTTCACCCCCCATATGAATTTAACCTGTCGTCTTAAAGCCTCTACACTGGTGGGAATGTGCTATTGAGGCGAGATGACGATCTCTCACCCAGTCATCATTAGGGCTGTATGCGAGCACTGGCTCACTCAAGGCTGAATTTTTTTGAACAGTGTAGCACACTCACAGAGAGCAACCAAGAGTAAAAGTAGATGCTGATGATCATGTTGGCAATGGGACCCGAACCAGCTCCCGGCTTTGGCCGAAAAAGCTGCAGGCGCAAGATGTGCATGTTTACATGTCTTCAATCGGTATATCTTGTAAAAACGTCATAATAAACAATCCTTTCCTACTTgtatttttcaaactttttttttttctggcgcATTTTTGTACAAATCCTTGTATCATCTGTTTAGACATAACAAAACAGATTAAACCAACAGAAAAATCAACCAACAAAAAGAAATTCTCATGCATAAGTTATGTCCCACTCTCACTGATTGCATTTGTAAGTgaccatctttaaaaaaaatctgtttacacattttttctgttgttaaacataacatttcagtttttttatacattttaagcCATTTGCAaattttttctgtcttttttttgaTAAAATTTGAAACCTATTTTCCAGCCGGTAGCTCCAGGTTTCACTCCAGAGTAGATTCCATACAGACAACCTCTCCACTTCTGGACAGCAGGAGGCGCAAGAGGCATGTTATGTTGGTGCTGACTGAGGGAAAGAAAACTGCTCCTTAAAAGAAGCTGTAGGGAAGCCAATGAACATATATCCCTTGCCATTTCAGTTCAGGTCCAAGAAATTAAACCCCATTTCCTATAacgattcatttttttttttgttcttattttttctGCTAGAAATAGTTGCTCGTCATCTCAAAAAGCTTGATAGAGACAGATGCTGAGGAGGTTCAGATACTGCTAACAACCTCCTGAGGCTGGAGTCTGGCAGCAGAAGTGGGTCATGACAGGCAGTCAGTTTGCAGATGGGGGGACGGGGGCGGGCCAGGCGAGGTCACCCCTATCTGCAGAGATCGTCTTGTGTAGAGTCCCGgacatttttcctcttcttgCTGTTGCCCTGGTGATGTGGCTTGTTGCTCGGATGACTTttggtgctggaggaggagctctgcTGCCCATGGTGGCCACTCTTGTGGTTGGAGCGAGACATCCTGGCCTGGGGTTAGAGCACAAAAAAACAGATAAGTGTCTCTGCACGATCAAGGTatgaaatacagtatatatagctacTTATCTagcatggggaaaaaaaaaacacaaaatgtgttaaaactgtcaaattatgtttttctgtctgttttatttatgttcaaGTTAAGGCTGACAGCACCTTTCCTCCCTTGTTGCTTCCAGATGGAGTGCTGGTATTGTGGCTCTGTGTTCGGTGATTACTGACGGCCGCCGAATTTTCTCTGTGGACGATGGAGCCACCGCCAGACTGCTGCTTGGCTGTTTTACACGGTGTGCCATCAGAGTCCTGGGGAACAGCAGATAAATGGATGATTAACATTATTTGATAGTTATTTCCTGTCATGAAGCTTCAAGTGCTGCAGATACGTACATATACGTAGCAATATTTGAAAGGTaggtgtacgtgtgtgtgtgtgtgtgtgtgtgtgtgcgtgttagaCTGACCGCATCGCTGGAACTGGAGGTGGAAGACGTTGAAGAAGgtgacagcagagaggaggaaggagaggagcgCAGTGAgggggatggagaagaggagttGGAGGAGTTTTTGCTGTGGTGGGTCGACGGTAGAACCAcaacagcatcatcatcatcatcatcgtcgtcatcGTCGTCTGGAACGTTGTTGTTGCACTCATCGAGCTGCTCAAATAGCGTGACATTGTCATTtcctgaagagaaaagagaaatgcaCACAACAAAGGGTCAAGTTGACTCAGGTCAGATTAAGCAACAGTTGTACCCCTCATTTGGCTTCTTGAATTTTAGCTTCAAGCAGAATTGAAAAGATATTAGATGTTGGCGTTTGAACTCACTGTTGAGTGGCAGGTCATTCTGGGACGGTCTCCCCCAGTTCTTTAGGATCCATTCCCTGTATTCATCCACTTCCTGCGTCACCCGGATTATTCTGCCAAGTATGCTGTGATAGAACAAAAGAGGAGGTACACATGTAAAACTACAGTTTATACAGCCATTACTGGCTTTGAAGAACAATGTGAAGGATCAAGCGCAATCAGATATTCCTTCATCAAAGCTCAGTATCGGTCTCTTCTCTCTGACGTGTAATTGACAGATTCTTTGATGAGCTCCTCACCTCTCAGTCTCATGATTGGGGTAGTACTTGGCAATCGGGGACACAGCGTGGCTGAGCACTACATAGGCATAGTCGAACGCCTGCTTCACCTGCATGGCACCATATGAACTCCGGCCAACATCGTTGTCTATAGGACACAAACAGTCAGAAATGTGTGAGaagctgaaaacaacaacaaaaggcaAACTGTAACATTCTTTTGGCACTGTTGCTACCTGGCTGCAGTGGGTCCTCGATGTAGAGCATAGAGGGCCTGTAGCCGTCCATCATATGCTTCTGAACCTCATCTTTGGCAACGTAGCTACCTCCGTCTTTTATCCTGATGCCAGTCTTCAGATAGTTGAAGTTACGACCGTAGAGCTCAAAGAATTCGATGAGCAGAACACCGATGTTGATGTTGGGACTGCACACGTCCTCCCTGTAGTGGAGCTGGAAAAAAGAACCCGAGAAGAATGGATGTCAGAATCATTGTGGTGGTAAAAATAATGTCTATGGGATAGTTTACATTACTATTATGCCAACATGATGGTCTTTGCATTTTTTACATCCAGTATATGATGTTGACTTTGTCTGCATTTTTAATTCAACCAGTGTATCAGGACTCCTATTTAATTCATGTACATCTTAATAAACAAACCACTGACAAAAACTTGTGAAAAACATGAagagctgttgtgtgtctgacctgcagGAAGCTGACAGCCATGAGGAACAGGCTGTAGGAGCCGATTCCACCAGTAAAAACTTCATTGAGGTCCCTCTGCAGTAGGAACTGCTTCAGCACCAGGACCAGATAAGGCAGCACAGGGTATTTCTACAGGATCAAACACAGGCACATGAGGGACAGAATAAGGAATAGATGTTGATTTTTACAGCACCCTctagaggaaaagaggaaggtTCAAAAGGGCCTGACATTTTAATGACCAGACCCATTAAGCCCTGATCTACTGTATGTAAGAACCTGGGATGTTCCAAAGTTTACATCTTTTTGCTTTTCTTACTCGTCAACAATGTTGTTCAAATgtggtttaaaataaatactctGAATATGACTTACAAGGCATAAAATCTCcattaaaacattgtttttgaaTTAGATAAACTGCCTGTTAGTCAGAATGTGGTGATAAACTCCTAAATGTACTTACCATGATGGCTAAATAGGCCAAAGatacatgaaaatattaatctcatgtattgttttaaaatctcaAGTTACACATGCTCCTAAATACACAGCAGTGTATAAAACAAACCTCTTTGTATTCCTTGATGAGGCGAGCAGCTTCGACACCACTCTTTACATTGAAGCTGATGTCCACTTTGACCTCAGTGACAGAGTCTGTCAGTTTGATGATGGGAACCTGAAAACACAATAGTACTTTGAGTCTATTGTaagtgaaaaaacacacacaattgttCACAAACCCACATTTACTGATATAATCGTTCCACTGACTAATACTTAACCCAGATCCTTAAGCAAAGATGTTAGAGCGCTGATCTGCTCTATAAAATCCCAAACAAAATTGAAACGTGAAACTCAAAGACAAAGCTCTAGTCAAATCCTGTAAAtccttaaattaaataaactcaaaAAGGAAGGAAAATCTAATCTGACCACGGTTTCAAATCAAGACAAATCGCCCACAGATTTCGGGGGGgcatttcaactttattttcataaaagcAGATACgtgaaaagggagagagagtggggtgACATGCAGGATAAGGCCCAGGCCTGTGTTTTTTGGGGCATTTATGAACAAAAACTAATTTAGCAACACACGGTATATACACAACTACACAGATACACACGAGCAGGTGACAACATTCCTACCGTAGCTTTGTCCAAAACTTTAATAGAGTTCTCATCTGCAACATTCTTCTTGCGCAGCGCCTCTTCAAGTGTCCAGAGAGGCAGCGTCTCCCACTTCCCAAAAACCACCAGGTCAATGTCACTGGGCGAAAAAACATATAAGAATTACAATGGTGGACCATAACTATTTTCACTCACATAGCAACAGTTTGTAATGCTCCATGTGAAAAGCACGTTGCAGATTATCAGATTATGTTCAGTAAAACAGTTTCATATCTTCTTCATGGTAGTTAACTGCACACACGTGGCTTGACTTCCCTTGGCTTGAAAAAGCATGTGTACCTTTAGACACACCTATATGTGTGTAACTGAG comes from Platichthys flesus chromosome 1, fPlaFle2.1, whole genome shotgun sequence and encodes:
- the tent4b gene encoding terminal nucleotidyltransferase 4B, which gives rise to MDPRIAWFQPEQRGPANNLWMQIWETTQGLGYLHVNNSYSNGSQKVNVNGAVLGSSNGALDSNSAGSGEPGARTQGMSSSTGNGGLMEQRDFIPLETNNSNYNNRAAGRGGVGVGGGQPGGGVAVLCRGLTDAHPNKRKRDNKASTFGFNASLLNSGPDTGRYDGYTGTPWKVRNYSEGIVGLNEEINDFYDYISLRPEEEKMRLEVVDRIKGVIHALWPSAEVQVFGSFSTGLYLPTSDIDLVVFGKWETLPLWTLEEALRKKNVADENSIKVLDKATVPIIKLTDSVTEVKVDISFNVKSGVEAARLIKEYKEKYPVLPYLVLVLKQFLLQRDLNEVFTGGIGSYSLFLMAVSFLQLHYREDVCSPNINIGVLLIEFFELYGRNFNYLKTGIRIKDGGSYVAKDEVQKHMMDGYRPSMLYIEDPLQPDNDVGRSSYGAMQVKQAFDYAYVVLSHAVSPIAKYYPNHETESILGRIIRVTQEVDEYREWILKNWGRPSQNDLPLNRNDNVTLFEQLDECNNNVPDDDDDDDDDDDAVVVLPSTHHSKNSSNSSSPSPSLRSSPSSSLLSPSSTSSTSSSSDADSDGTPCKTAKQQSGGGSIVHRENSAAVSNHRTQSHNTSTPSGSNKGGKARMSRSNHKSGHHGQQSSSSSTKSHPSNKPHHQGNSKKRKNVRDSTQDDLCR